A section of the Mastomys coucha isolate ucsf_1 unplaced genomic scaffold, UCSF_Mcou_1 pScaffold15, whole genome shotgun sequence genome encodes:
- the Ctsa gene encoding lysosomal protective protein, whose amino-acid sequence MTSSLKAPLGEQGHKEAEMPRAALSPLLLLLLLCWASRDEAAPDQDEIDCLPGLAKQPSFRQYSGYLRASDSKHFHYWFVESQNDPKNSPVVLWLNGGPGCSSLDGLLTEHGPFLIQPDGVTLEYNPYSWNLIANMLYIESPAGVGFSYSDDKMYVTNDTEVAENNFEALKDFFRLFPEYKDNKLFLTGESYAGIYIPTLAVLVMQDPSMNLQGLAVGNGLASYEQNDNSLVYFAYYHGLLGNRLWTSLQTHCCSQNKCNFYDNKDPDCVNNLMEVSRIVGKSGLNIYNLYAPCAGGVPGSDKYEDTLVVQDFGNIFTRLPLKRRFSEALMLRSGDKVRLDPPCTNTTAPSTYLNNPYVRKALHIPESLPRWDMCNFQVNLQYRRLYQSMNSQYLKLLSSQKYQILLYNGDVDMACNFMGDEWFVDSLNQKMEVQRRPWLVDYGESGEQVAGFVKECSHITFLTIKGAGHMVPTDKPRAAFTMFSRFLNKEPY is encoded by the exons ATGACTTCCAGTCTAAAGGCGCCTCTTGGAGAGCAAGGACACAAGGAAGCAGAG ATGCCCCGAGCCGCACTGTCTCCactgctcttgctgctgctccTCTGCTGGGCGTCCCGGGACGAAGCAGCTCCGGACCAGGATGAAATCGATTGCCTCCCCGGCCTGGCCAAGCAGCCCTCTTTCCGGCAATACTCCGGCTACCTCAGAGCATCGGATTCCAAGCACTTCCACTACTG GTTTGTGGAGTCACAGAACGACCCTAAGAACAGTCCCGTGGTGCTTTGGCTCAACGGGGGTCCCGGCTGCAGTTCCCTGGATGGGTTGCTCACAGAGCACGGCCCCTTTCTG ATCCAGCCAGATGGTGTCACCCTGGAGTACAACCCCTATTCTTGGAACCTG ATTGCCAACATGCTGTATATTGAGTCCCCGGCTGGCGTGGGTTTCTCCTATTCGGATGACAAGATGTACGTGACCAATGACACAGAG GTGGCTGAGAACAACTTTGAAGCCCTCAAAGACTTCTTCCGCCTCTTCCCGGAATACAAGGACAACAAACTTTTCCTGACCGGAGAGAGCTATGCTGGCATCTACATCCCCACCTTGGCTGTACTGGTCATGCAGGATCCTAGCATGAACCTTCAG GGCCTGGCCGTGGGCAATGGACTTGCCTCCTATGAGCAGAATGACAACTCCCTGGTCTACTTTGCCTACTACCATGGTCTTCTGGGGAACAG GCTTTGGACTTCACTCCAGACCCACTGCTGCTCTCAGAACAAGTGTAACTTCTATGACAACAAAGACCCAGACTGTGTAAACAAT CTAATGGAAGTGTCTCGAATTGTGGGCAAATCCGGCCTCAACATCTACAATCTCTACGCCCCGTGTGCTGGTGGGGTACCCGGCAGTGATAA ATACGAGGACACACTTGTGGTCCAGGATTTCGGCAACATCTTTACTCGCCTGCCACTCAAACGAAGATTTTCTGAG GCACTGATGCTGCGTTCTGGGGACAAGGTGCGCTTGGACCCTCCCTGCACCAACACCACAGCCCCCTCCACCTACCTCAACAACCCCTATGTTCGGAAGGCTCTCCACATCCCGGAGTCTCTGCCCCGCTGGGACATGTGCAA CTTCCAGGTGAATTTACAGTACCGCCGCCTCTACCAAAGCATGAACTCCCAGTACCTGAAGCTGCTCAgctcacag AAATACCAGATCCTGCTCTACAACGGAGATGTGGACATGGCCTGCAACTTCATGGGCGATGAGTGGTTTGTGGATTCCCTCAACCAGAAG ATGGAGGTGCAGCGCCGGCCCTGGCTAGTGGACTATGGGGAGAGCGGAGAGCAGGTAGCCGGCTTCGTGAAGGAGTGTTCACATATCACCTTCCTCACCATCAAG GGTGCCGGACACATGGTCCCCACGGACAAGCCCCGAGCTGCTTTTACCATGTTCTCTCGGTTTCTGAACAAGGAGCCTTACTGA
- the Neurl2 gene encoding neuralized-like protein 2, protein MAALSEQVGLGGPRNSVRPEPPPTRFHQVHGANIRMDPSGTRATRVESFAHGVCFSREPLAPGQVFLVEIEEKELGWCGHLRLGLTALDPASLSVVPEFSLPDLVSLGHSWVFAITRHHNRVPREGQPEAEAVVPSGPQTLLIEPYLHIEQFRIPRDRLVGRSRPGLYSHLLDQLYEQNILPPTARRSRLGVLFCPREDGTADMHIIINGEDMGPSARGLPAAQPLYAVVDVFASTKSVRLVQLEYGLPSLQTLCRLVIQKSVVHRLAIDGLHLPKGLKDFCKYE, encoded by the exons ATGGCTGCTCTCTCCGAACAAGTAGGGCTGGGTGGCCCACGGAACTCTGTGCGCCCAGAGCCCCCTCCCACCCGCTTCCACCAAGTGCATGGAGCTAACATCCGCATGGACCCGTCGGGGACGCGAGCCACACGCGTGGAGAGTTTTGCCCACGGTGTATGCTTCAGTCGTGAGCCCCTGGCCCCCGGCCAGGTATTTCTGGTGGAGATAGAGGAAAAAGAGCTGGGCTGGTGCGGGCACCTACGTCTTGGCCTGACCGCTCTGGACCCGGCCAGTCTGTCCGTTGTACCCGAGTTTTCACTGCCTGACTTGGTCAGCCTTGGCCATAGCTGGGTCTTCGCTATCACACGCCACCACAACCGTGTGCCCCGGGAAGGCcaaccagaagcagaggcagtggtTCCCAGCGGTCCCCAAACCCTACTGATTGAACCCTATCTGCACATCGAGCAGTTCCGAATTCCCCGGGACCGTCTGGTGGGCCGCAGCCGGCCAGGGCTTTATAGCCACCTCTTAGATCAGCTCTACGAACAAAACATACTGCCTCCCACAGCGCGCCGTAGTCGCCTGGGTGTTCTCTTCTGCCCCCGTGAGGATGGGACCGCCGACATGCACATCATCATCAACGGGGAGGACATGGGCCCCAGCGCCCGGGGGCTGCCAGCTGCTCAGCCCCTCTACGCTGTGGTAGATGTATTTGCTTCTACCAAGAGTGTGCGCCTGGTACAGTTGGAGTATGGCC TGCCATCTCTGCAGACTCTCTGCCGACTAGTGATCCAGAAGAGCGTGGTACACAGGCTGGCCATCGATGGGCTCCACCTGCCCAAGGGGCTGAAGGACTTCTGCAAGTATGAATGA